Genomic DNA from Triticum dicoccoides isolate Atlit2015 ecotype Zavitan chromosome 4B, WEW_v2.0, whole genome shotgun sequence:
CCACCAAAGGGTAAAAAGACAGATCACATCTTCGCCCaaactcgacgcggctccatcgctgatcagcagctttacggacctccaaagtagtttgccaaaagcaaaatcatagccgttgaaagaatcagaccagggcaacatgtccccggacacgccatcgaacttcagAACTGACACCCTCGCATGACGACAACGTCGGAGAAGGAAACCAGAACTGCCCGCCTTCGACCACAGACCCAACACAAGATACTccatcttccagctgtcacttgcgtagacaaccgcctgcgcgtactcctgaacgacaaagcctccctgctccaccatgacgtcggagacaacgccacagcaacgaggacagagcagaaggagagacacacctgatggagttgccgccgccgcctcgtcaacaccatccatgaaccctaacgCTGTCGATCTAAGGAATCGACATAGacacgatgccatcaactccgagacgcCGCCATGAAGGACACCGCCGATGTGGGAGTGAGGTTGAGGCAGATTTATTCGTCCGGGCGCCGCTCCCACCATCCCAACGACGCACCACGACCTACAAATCCAAAACCTAACTACAGAACGAAGGAACGGGGTCCTCCCTCCCTCCTGCCGCCGAAGCAGTAGTCGAAGGGAGAGGGAGCCAGCGCACCGGCCGGTGAAAATCTGAGGAAAAAGTGCCTCGCCCTAGTCCCCTGGTGGcgggggcggctagggttccccaAGATGTGGCTTACACCACGCAAAAAGGCAAATCGCAGTCGCGCACTGTGGTCGAGTACGCGAAAAGGCTACGTACGTGTACGCTCGTGGCGGCGTCGCTCGGACTCGCGTACGTACGTGGGATGCCGATCGATCGAGTCGTGGTACCCGAACGTGCACTGTGGCTCCTAGTACGTCCCATCATTTTGTAGCGCGACAATGCATGCATGGCCTCGCAGGTCGCATGCAGCAGCAGCCAGTGCCACTCTACTATACTCCTACTTGCGCACGGTCCACAGCTAGCCCGGTCCCTGCCCACGCGCGGGGGAGGGCGAGGTCGACAAAAGGCGCGGACATGTGCATCGACCTGGGGCCGCTCGCGCGTGTGTGGCCGCTAGCTCCATCGGAATGATGGACAGCGCGACGATCTTGGCGTCTGATCGACTTAGTAGTACGTAGAGTAAGTAGCAGCGTCCGTCCAAACGACATGGCCGGCCCGATAAGCTCTACGCCGGGGACGCCACGGCGGGGCGACGTCCCGGCCGGAAACCCAGGTTCCTACTTACACAGGGTGCACCTGCGGACCTGCCTGCACGGTCTTCCACaggggacctcctcctcctcccgtagtataGACAGGCTAGCATGAGGTTGTCGCACGCATACGCctacatgtgccaaattaccatgaCAACGGAGTTGATTGATTTTCCGCGTGATCCAGAGGGCTTGTGCGTCGTACATGGGATTTCATTTCTGGTAGCCTCAGGGCTCAGGGAGTGGGCAAAGCATACTGCATACGTGAACATTGATTGGAGACGGGACATGCACGTCCatacctattttgtttttgtaccACTATATACTCCTGTAGATTTGACCACGTCGAGACGTGAACGTCGCATCAACGGACACTACTCACTGGCCGATCCGTCTGAACAGGAGACATCAAGTGACTGGATGGGGGCGGGTACGCGTAGTTGCGCTCTCCGGCCGGGGCGGACGAAGCGAATGATCACGGCGTGATTGGTCCTCCTCCTAGCAACAGTTGCATCTCCAAAGACAAGCTGGCCGCTGCCGGGGCCGCCGGCACGGAAAAGTCATCACCTCCatccacactcacacacacacacaccaaccaGAAAGCTAGTGAGTAGCCATCCTTCCTTGCGGGTCCTGGATCGGCGTAGCGTCTTAATTTTTACTTGCAACATACGCCTCGCACATGGATCCTACGTGGTGATTATTAAAAACCAGCTTTGACCTCGATCTACTCGGGCAAAGACCTCCAGCTGGTAAGCTAGCTAGTGGTGCAACTTTCTTGAGACGGGAGAGGGGCCCCGGCGTCACCCGTAACGAAAAGGGAAATACTGGTGCACCCAACCAACCGTGCCATAATGCGCACCGCCCATGTCGAGTATGATGAGCACGGAAAGGACAAGcgaccgggggccggccgggccaccggTTTCGTTCCTGCCCAAACCCAATCGCATCGGGACTCGGCCACCTTAACACGCACGCACCGGTGTGCTGCCTGTACTGTACTATGCTTGCATGCGGCGCACACGCGGCCGCGCGCCGTGGAGATGCGACCGTGCTACGTGCGGGCGCGAGGGATGGGAGAGAGACGAACGAGCTAGAGCGGCCGGCTCGGCGTCGGCGGTGACACGTCTTTGTATCTACGTGTTGCGTGTCGCTGTGGAGCATATCATATGCGTTTCACATTCTTTTATCAGCTGTTGTCTGGTTTGCGCCAGAGTGGGTATTTACGTGGCCTCCTGTTACCAGGGAGAGAGATCTCGGATTCGTTGCTTAGTGCTAGCGGCTCTGGGTTTACTTTTATTATTCTTGGAAAAACATCTCACCTAGTCATTTTTGGCACTAGTCCCACTTGTGGTCTTGTACACTGTAGTTTTTTTTGTACCCTGTAGTTGCACTGTGCATTGGCCACCAAACGGGGAAATTACAAGCGCAAGCAAATGATTCCAGCCAGAAGACGTCGAACAAGATTTGCACCGCCCAATGGGACTTTTTGCTCTACCGGTCAAGTGGAGTATAGGTCCAGAGAGGGTAATGAGGTTACCCCACTTCTCAAGCATGAGCGCCAAGCAAGTCTTCCTACTGCACCAATGCAAGGCTGGCCATGTAATAGGCCAAGACCAATGTTTGTTAATAATGGAGCACCTAGGTGTGGCTAGCTAGGATCCAGGTAAGCAGGCCGAGCTACTACAGGATTGATTCATGATTTGTTGATGGTGACTTACTACTGCAGCATTGTCTGTTTTTCGCGCTTGTTTATTTGTTGAACGTTTAGCTATCTTCAAGATACTATCTCCCTGTGTGTTTATTAGTACTCATCGAATTTTGGATCAAAGTTTAACAACATATTTGActagcaaaatgttaatgcatgtcacataAAAGTATATTGTTGGATTCTtatttaaataaaatgtattctccAATGATAATATACTACCTCCgttcgggtttattggtccccattgtatttcgtgttaaattttgaccatagattaaactaacaaaatgtttacgcatgtcaccaaacattatatttttgaaaactatgttcaaatacgaatctaatgagataatttttcttgacatgcattaacattttgttagttaaatctttagtcaaaatttggcacaaactacaaaggggacaagtaaaccaggacggaggttgtACTAATTAACAAATCTACATAAACATTTAGCTCTTGAGTAACACTCACTCCGTtcaataatataagaacatttttcaaGCTACTTTGAAAGACATTCTTATATACGGACGTTAGTCTTTCCTCCTCCTCAAGAAAAGTCTCCTTGCTCCACTCGCCGGTGCCGCCACCAATCCGCCCCACCTCCAATGGCCTTCGGGTGGGGGAGGTGCGGAGGATCTCGGCCCCCCGGCAGAGGGAGGGAACCTGTCCTCATTTTTGTGAGGTTCAAAGTGTTGGTTGGGGCTTTGTGGCGATGGCGATGTCCCTCGGTAGGAATAATGCCTCACACGTCCTATCCCCGTCCCAATGATGCAAATAGCGTCATCGAAGGATGTGTGGAGGTGTATCTCTGTTAGATCTTGTGGGATTCGGTCAGtgctggtcttcggtggatctATTTGGATACAATTTTTTTTCGTGTGGTTCCAGGATTATATCTTTCCAATCTACAACTCTCTTCACCGGCGATGATTGCTGCTCTAGTGCGCTGGTCCTTTGGGGCCTTAGCAtgatgacttcccgactgtctaccacagcaaggtttgcccggctccgtcgagggaggcgtcatgacagcggcgcgccttcaactcgctttagtgcttgtagtcgtcgctaggtggtccatagacctagttgtaatttttattaccttttGTGTTCTCtatactaccatgattgaagaatAGATTGAAAAATTCTCTAGTGAAAAAAAGAGACATTCTTATATCTATAATACTGCACACACGGACTATCTCGACGGACTTTTACGGACCCTAACGTGTGCCCTTCTCATTCCCCCACCCCCTTTTTTTCACTGGTGGGCCCGCCTCACTTAATCAAATTTCAACCAATCACTCTTAACCACCCCGTAAACCCCCTGTAGTAATCCCGTGTGTGTAGCACAACTGTTCTTATATCATGGGACGAAGGGAGCAGTAATCAACTAGTAACTAAGAAAAGCTTAGGTCACTAAAAATAAGCAAAAGTAGAGTGCTTACCTCTTTTTCAAGGAAAGACATCAGATAATTAGGTTTCCTCCTCCATCCGGTAGCGTCGTCTGTCCACCTCGCCTCCAATTGCCTTTGGGTCTTGGAGGTGCGGAGGACATTGGCCTCACGTCGACGGATGGAGTCTgctctttttttgttgttgtttggttTAACGTTTTGATTGGGATTGTGTGACGGCGGCGATGTTAGCCTGGCTACAGTGAGAGACGAGCCAAGACGACAACGCGACTCTGGCTCGCTCCAGCGCTTGTATTCGTCGTCGCTAGGCAGTTTGTGGACCTGTTTGTAACTTTTTTTCACTAGTGTTTTTGTGTGCTGTCATGATTGATTATGAACATAGTACAGTTTTTTTAAAGAAAAGCAAAGACTATTACAAAAACTGTAGTCAGTCGAGTTTTTTTTTCGATAGGATGATATTCTGTCATGTTGCCCGATGAATGCAGACAAGTGGTCATAGTACTTCGAACCTCGTAATAAAGACAGGGGGCAAGAGGGTCATTTGGCAGGAAAAGGTTAACCAATCCAGTTGTGATCCTGAATTCCTGATGCATCACCTCGATCGCTTTGGGCGCGCGCGCGCGGCCAGTCAGAATCTGGACATGTCCGCAGACGGGACTTGACATCGCGGCGGTGCAGGCGGCGGTAGACGAGACGATCGACGAGATAGGCTGCTGCTGGCAGGAGGAGGGAGGCGCGTCTTTAATCGTGTCGGCCACGAGGAAGCTGGCCCGGCcggtccgtcgccgtcgccgtcgcatcTCGTCTCATCCCATCACCCAGCCAGCCGATAGGATTTCATAAATTTCTAGGCGCCCACCATGCTTGGAATCCATCGTGCTGTACCGGAATCATTGCGCCCGGCCTAGCTCTAGCTATGCCCTATATATGTCATGTGTACGCGTCCCTATTCGGCGTATGTAGAAACGAAATGTGGTCAGACGCGAGTGGAGTAATGCCAAGGCATGGCATGGTGTTTCTTAGGAAAAGGTGATGATGGAAAGATCCTTGACCTGTGAAGAATTCATCATCCAAGGGTGGAGGCTTCAAACGAAACCAGGACAGACAACACTtttgcttcggtacacccccctAATACAAGGATGGCCGAGATCGTACGATACCTTTTCATAATCAGGGGTACGATCGACATATTTAGAAAAGTCTTCCCGCCTCCCCGTATACGCGTACGTCTTGTTTTTTTCTCCCTGGACGACCCGCAGCCCACGTACCCTTTTTTTTTCTAAACTGATGCAAAAAATAAAATGCGGCGACCAGGAATCGAACCCGCGCACTAGCGTTCAAGTGTGGCACGCCATAACCACCAGGCCACGCCCCATTCTGCGATCAAGTTCATTTTCTAAAcccttttcttctttccttttggtCTTTTTCTAATTCGCGCGCGCTAACTGGGAGCTCCTAATCCGCGCGCATTAAGCGCCGGTTGGCGCTTCTGGCGCTCGCAAGCGACGGGAAGCGGGCCGGCCCCAAAAAAGGAGGGCGCCCAACAGAAAAATTAAAATCAAATTGGCTCGTGCGCCGTCACTCGGTCAGCCGACCTCCTGTCTCAAGTTACACCGCGCTAACCACTCGGCCACAAGCCCACAACGGCACATCCAGTAGGGTACATCACTTAATTTCCTTTTTAGGTTCTTCTTTCCTTTTtcgttttttcatttttcttttctgttttttcttttttcttccttaCATGATGAATTTTCGCAAACTCGTGAACTCTtttcaaatggatgaacttttttcatttttgattgaaaaaaagttcatcggatttgaaaaagatATTAATTGGATTTGAAAGAAGTTCATGGGATTCAAGAAAAAGTTCATCAcatatgaaaaaagttcattgattctgAAAAAAGGTCATCAAACTTGAAAAAAAAGTACTTCGGAACCCCCTTCGATAAATCGAAACCGTGCTGTTATCATATGGTGTACGTGAACGCATGCATGCAAATGCATGAAAGTGTGCACACATGTGGGCACCGCCAACGTAGGCCACCACGCAAGGATTGAACGAAATCAGACACCAAACCAACGTTGTGTCATGTCCGGCCACTGTTTCGTGGCTTTTTCACCGAGAAAATTGtagaaaatgcattgagcgtgggaAAAATATGCTAACTGGCGTgcgtgatgccgatgatgatgccaGCGAGTGGAAAAAGTTTCGGGCCATTTGGCAAAGATGAAAAAAAGTACTTCGGAATCCCTCTCCGGCAGATCGATACGTTGCTGGTTGCACAAGGTCTAGgtgatcgcatgcatgcaagtGCACGAAACTGTGCACACATGTGGACACGGCCAACGTAGGCCACCATGCAAGGTTTGAACGAAATCGGACACCAAAccaacgttgcgtcacgtccggccaTTGTTTCGGGGCTTTTTCATCGGGAAAATCATGGAAAATGCATCGAGCGTCAGGAAAATATGCAAACTGGCTTGCATGATGCCGACGGTGATGCCAGCATGTGTAAAAAGTTTGGGGCCGGTTGGCAGAGTAAAAAAAAGTACTTCGGAACCCCCTCCGGTAGACCGAAACCGTGCTGGTATCACATGGTgtacgtgatcgcatgcatgcaagtGCACGAAACTGTGCACACTTGTGCACACGGGCAACGTAGGCCACTACGCAAGGTTTGATGGAAATTGGACACCAAACCAACGTTGCGTCACATCCGGCCATTGTTTTGGGGCTTTTTCAATGAGAAAATCGTAGAAAATGCATTGACCTTTGGAAAAATATGCAAACTGGCGTGCGTGATGCCGACGTTGATGTCAACGTGTGGAAAAAGTTTGGGGCCGGTTGGCGGAGTCGAAAAAAAAGTACTTCAGAACCCCTCTCCGGCACATCGATATGTTGCTGGTTGCACAAGGTctacgtgatcgcatgcatgcaagtGCACGAAAGTGTGCACACATGTGGGCACGACCAACGTAGGCCACCACGCAAGGATTGANNNNNNNNNNNNNNNNNNNNNNNNNNNNNNNNNNNNNNNNNNNNNNNNNNNNNNNNNNNNNNNNNNNNNNNNNNNNNNNNNNNNNNNNNNNNNNNNNNNNNNNNNNNNNNNNNNNNNNNNNNNNNNNNNNNNNNNNNNNNNNNNNNNNNNNNNNNNNNNNNNNNNNNNNNNNNNNNNNNNNNNNNNNNNNNNNNNNNNNNNNNNNNNNNNNNNNNNNNNNNNNNNNNNNNNNNNNNNNNNNNNNNNNNNNNNNNNNNNNNNNNNNNNNNNNNNNNNNNNNNNNNNNNNNNNNNNNNNNNNNNNNNNNNNNNNNNNNNNNNNNNNNNNNNNNNNNNNNNNNNNNNNNNNNNNNNNNNNNNNNNNNNNNNNNNNNNNNNNNNNNNNNNNNNNNNNNNNNNNNNNNNNNNNNNNNNNNNNNNNNNNNNNNNNNNNNNNNNNNNNNNNNNNNNNNNNNNNNNNNNNNNNNNNNNNNNNNNNNNNNNNNNNNNNNNNNNNNNNNNNNNNNNNNNNNNNNNNNNNNNNNNNNNNNNNNNNNNNNNNNNNNNNNNNNNNNNNNNNNNNNNNNNNNNNNNNNNNNNNNNNNNNNNNNNNNNNNNNNNNNNNNNNNNNNNNNNNNNNNNNNNNNNNNNNNNNNNNNNNNNNNNNNNNNNNNNNNNNNNNNNNNNNNNNNNNNNNNNNNNNNNNNNNNNNNNNNNNNNNNNNNNNNNNNNNNNNNNNNNNNNNNNNNNNNNNNNNNNNNNNNNNNNNNNNNNNNNNNNNNNNNNNNNNNNNNNNNNNNNNNNNNNNNNNNNNNNNNNNNNNNNNNNNNNNNNNNNNNNNNNNNNNNNNNNNNNNNNNNNNNNNNNNNNNNNNNNNNNNNNNNNNNNNNNNNNNNNNNNNNNNNNNNNNNNNNNNNNNNNNNNNNNNNNNNNNNNNNNNNNNNNNNNNNNNNNNNNNNNNNNNNNNNNNNNNNNNNNNNNNNNNNNNNNNNNNNNNNNNNNNNNNNNNNNNNNNNNNNNNNNNNNNNNNNNNNNNNNNNNNNNNNNNNNNNNNNNNNNNNNNNNNNNNNNNNNNNNNNNNNNNNNNNNNNNNNNNNNNNNNNNNNNNNNNNNNNNNNNNNNNNNNNNNNNNNNNNNNNNNNNNNNNNNNNNNNNNNNNNNNNNNNNNNNNNNNNNNNNNNNNNNNNNNNNNNNNNNNNNNNNNNNNNNNNNNNNNNNNNNNNNNNNNNNNNNNNNNNNNNNNNNNNNNNNNNNNNNNNNNNNNNNNNNNNNNNNNNNNNNNNNNNNNNNNNNNNNNNNNNNNNNNNNNNNNNNNNNNNNNNNNNNNNNNNNNNNNNNNNNNNNNNNNNNNNNNNNNNNNNNNNNNNNNNNNNNNNNNNNNNNNNNNNNNNNNNNNNNNNNNNNNNNNNNNNNNNNNNNNNNNNNNNNNNNNNNNNNNNNNNNNNNNNNNNNNNNNNNNNNNNNNNNNNNNNNNNNNNNNNNNNNNNNNNNNNNNNNNNNNNNNNNNNNNNNNNNNNNNNNNNNNNNNNNNNNNNNNNNNNNNNNNNNNNNNNNNNNNNNNNNNNNNNNNNNNNNNNNNNNNNNNNNNNNNNNNNNNNNNNNNNNNNNNNNNNNNNNNNNNNNNNNNNNNNNNNNNNNNNNNNNNNNNNNNNNNNNNNNNNNNNNNNNNNNNNNNNNNNNNNNNNNNNNNNNNNNNNNNNNNNNNNNNNNNNNNNNNNNNNNNNNNNNNNNNNNNNNNNNNNNNNNNNNNNNNNNNNNNNNNNNNNNNNNNNNNNNNNNNNNNNNNNNNNNNNNNNNNNNNNNNNNNNNNNNNNNNNNNNNNNNNNNNNNNNNNNNNNNNNNNNNNNNNNNNNNNNNNNNNNNNNNNNNNNNNNNNNNNNNNNNNNNNNNNNNNNNNNNNNNNNNNNNNNNNNNNNNNNNNNNNNNNNNNNNNNNNNNNNNNNNNNNCGGAAAAAAAAGTACTTCGGAACCCCTCTCCGGCACATCGATACGTTGCTGGTTTCACAAAGTctacgtgatcgcatgcatgcaagtGCACGAAAGTGTGCACACATGTGGGCACGGCCAACGTAGGCCACCACGCAAGGTTTGAACGAAATCGGGCACCAAAccaacgttgcgtcacgtccggccaTTGTTTCGGGGCTTTTTCATCGGGAAAATCGTAGAAAATGCATCGAGCGTCAGAAAAATATGCAAACTGGCTTGCGTGATGCCGACGGTGATGCCAGCATGTGGAAAAAGTTTGGGACCGGTTGGTAGAGTAAAAAAAGTACTTCGGAACCCCCTCTCCAGTAGACAAAGTTGGATAAATCAATGTAGTTGTCAAAAAAAAAGGCCAGCAGAATTACTGAATGGGCCAGGCGTATCAATCATTGCATACATGCAGGAGAATCCATCGGGGGTCAAACCCTTAGATTACGACTCCACGATCTCCACGCCCGCCTCCTCCATGATCGCCACGCCCCGACTCCAGCCGCCAGCCGCCATcagccccgccgcccgccgccatccagccccgtcgcccgccgcccgccgccatcaGCCCGCCGCCCGCCTCCCCCCGCTAGCAGCCCCTCCGCCCGCCTCCATCCGGCCCCGCGGCAAGACGCTAGCAGGCAGCCGCCAGCAGCCCCGCCGCCTCCACGAACGGGCGCCTGCGTCCACGAACGGCCGCCGCCTCGACGACCGATCCCGCCACGTCGACGATCCGCAGGTCGCCGTCACGTCCACGATCCGTCCCCCGCACGAACAACCCCGGCCCCGAAGGTAAAGTGAAGTTTCTTGCCGTGGACGTATGTGAAATCACTGTGTCAAATAGCTAATAGTTGATGTTGTTTTTCATCTAGTATGGAAGAATACGGAGAAGTTTATTGCTCCGTGGAGAAGTGGTGCACGCTGGTCAGCAAGTTAAACGCCAGGCAACGAACGCGGCTACGTGGCACCAGCTTGCAGAATTTCTTGCAGATACCTAGCGTGCAAATGCGAAAATGTTTGCTGAAATACATCATTCAAAAATATGACCCGATTAAAAAAAGATTCGTGTTGCGTCCGACAAAAGGTGACATATCCTTGCGGacggatgatgtctttcatatttttggccttgtgaaTAAGGGCAAAGATGTTATGAAGGCATTAGGTAAAATGAACGAGTACGCGAAGGAAATGGTTCCTTCTAAGTTTGTAGACGCGCGAAGTGGAGAAATAGTGATCGATCAGTTGATCAACAACATAGTTTCGAGTGGGACGTATGATGACGACTTTGTGCGGCGAGCGGTATTAGTCCTCATTGGCACAATAATAGCACCGCACTCCACCAGACATGTTCCACATTTTCTTTACCAGTTGGTGGAGGACGTCGATGCCATAAAATCATATAACTGGAATGCGTTCACGTTACGCGTCTGCATTGAAGGAATCACAAAGACTGTTAAAGATGTTAAAAAGTTCAAGTGGCCTGTTGGAAACCTGGCGCTCATCCAGGTATACCGTAATTTTATTGTGAATTACTTACTTGTTATCTATTGCAGGAACAATAATGCTTTTCATGTTTTTGCAGTACATGTACTGGGAGAAGGTGCAGCCAACTTCAGTAGAAACATTCAATCCTTTGTTGTCGGAGTACCCATTGATGGTAAATTGGTCCGAAATGGAGGCTAAGAAGCGTGACATATATGACAACGAGAACGACCGTGGTCATGGCACGGTAAATATTTATATCTTGTAGTGCATGCATTAATTCTAGTACATAACGGATCACTTATTCTTAATTCGTTGAACATTTCACAGATTGATGATTTAATAAGCGAACAGTATAGACATGCCAGAATAGCAAAAGAAGCAATAATCGAAGAGGAAGATACCGAGCCACCTTCACCTAAAGGTGGAGGCAGAACTAGAAAAGGTTGTAAGCCCACAGCTTCATCGAGCAGAGGCGGTACGAAAGAACACTTCATGAAATGCATAAGAGATATGCAGAAAGAGATACGTCTAATTCCTGAGAAATGTGCTGAGGTaattattaatgtgtactttatttTACGTGGGCAACTACATGTACTTATTGTCTTCCATGTGTTCTTGCAGATATTGCTCGAGAAGCTAAGTAAGAAGGGTTTGCTGGTGAAGCGAAGTGGGGACTTCCTTGATGAGCGCGCTTTTGAGGACGAAAGTGATGAGTTGGTGAGAAAGTACAAGCCAAAGTATCATACAGAAGTTACTTCATCTCCTTTGGAAGAACGCGCGGACGAGAAGATGGATGCATCCTTCACGGGTCCAAATGCTACGAACTTTCTCAATGACGAAGGCATGCAGTCCGGTACACCCGGTAAAGGTGTTCAAAACGACCCCTTTATTATTGAGGATAATGGTTCACCCAAGGAAGCATCACCATCATTAGGCACGAATGATTTTCCTTCTCTTACTAGGAACCCACAGAAAGAAAATGCAGTATCAGTCGGGTCTAGTGCTGAAAATTCAGCGGAAGGTACTTACCCTAGTCCGACAACAATCTGTAAGGACGCGAATAATAATGGGACTGAGGAGCATGATGGGAAGCGGAAACGCCAACAGTCAAAGTATTGTCGGTCCCCCTTTATTATTGAGGATGGTCCACGCAAACGTGTGAAAAAAAGTAAGTTAATTCTAAAACATTTGTAAAGCTTTTTATGTTCTAACATTTGTAGTTAATTAACTACATGTCCGCTCATTGTTGTAGGTCTGTTTCGTATACGTGATGTTCTCCTTAGTACGGACTTTATGGATGAGAATCACATAGAGGGCGCGAGGGTTTATATCGACACGCTAGCAGACTCGCCGAAGCATTTAAA
This window encodes:
- the LOC119292491 gene encoding uncharacterized protein LOC119292491, whose product is MNEYAKEMVPSKFVDARSGEIVIDQLINNIVSSGTYDDDFVRRAVLVLIGTIIAPHSTRHVPHFLYQLVEDVDAIKSYNWNAFTLRVCIEGITKTVKDVKKFKWPVGNLALIQYMYWEKVQPTSVETFNPLLSEYPLMVNWSEMEAKKRDIYDNENDRGHGTIDDLISEQYRHARIAKEAIIEEEDTEPPSPKGGGRTRKGCKPTASSSRGGTKEHFMKCIRDMQKEIRLIPEKCAEILLEKLSKKGLLVKRSGDFLDERAFEDESDELVRKYKPKYHTEVTSSPLEERADEKMDASFTGPNATNFLNDEGMQSGTPGKGVQNDPFIIEDNGSPKEASPSLGTNDFPSLTRNPQKENAVSVGSSAENSAEGTYPSPTTICKDANNNGTEEHDGKRKRQQSKYCRSPFIIEDGPRKRVKKSLFRIRDVLLSTDFMDENHIEGARVYIDTLADSPKHLKQTVVHMTGIGGEMCRAEMLQAITSGDWLNGAVINCYSNHLLTTTPMADRHVLTSWVSYCLIQRAKGKLKNSNMNYMEFFTKESKTVSRVIDEYFAKDKAFFTLNVNKNHWITIVMHNKKKEFQVLSSTGKISKAVHAKIASMVT